GGGGAGCGCGATCCAGGCGCTGCACCAGCTCGCCCCCGCCGTGCTGACGATCCACACCGCCGGCGGGCGTGCGATGATGGAAGACGCCAAGGCCGCCGCCCCGCCGGGGACGAAGGTGGTGGGCGTCACGGTGCTGACGAGTCTCGATCAGGGCGATCTCGCCTCGATCGGCGTGAACGGCGCGCCGCATGATCAGGTCGCGCGGCTCGCCGATCTGGCGGCCGAGGCGGGGCTCGACGGCATCGTCTGTTCGGGCGAGGAAGTGGCGGCCGCGCATGCGCGCTGGAAGCACGGCTTCTTCGTCGTGCCCGGCGTGCGCCCGGCCGGTGGGGACATGGGCGATCAGAAGCGCGTGATCACGCCGCGCGCCGCCGTGGATGCGGGCGCCTCGATTCTCGTGATCGGCCGGCCGATCACGCGGGCGGTCGATCCCGACGCCGCCGCACGGGCCATCGCCGCGACGCTCTGAGGGATCACGAAACTCTCTCTGCCTCGTCATGCTGAACGCGTTTCAGCATCCATGAACCGACCTGTCCGCCTGGAGCAACCGTCGGGTAATGGACCCTGAACCACGTTCAGGGTGACGACCGGGAGGGGTTCTCATTCCTGTTTCCACATCGCGCGCGATCACCCGCTTGACCGGGCGGCCCTCTCGCCCCTAAGGGGGCTGCCCAGTCGCCGGGCGAGCGTGGCGGTCGTAGCTCAATTGGTTAGAGCGCCGGTTTGTGGTACCGGAGGTTGCGGGTTCAATCCCCGTCGATCGCCCCAGCGGCCCCTTTTCTTCCGGCCGCGCACGCGGCCCTGTCGAAGCTCCCCCCTCATGATCTCTCTCTGGGATTATCCCGATTTCGACGCGCACGAGAGCGTCAGTTTCTTCCGTGACGAAGCCGCGGGCCTGACGGCGATCATCGCCGTCCACTCCACCCATCTGGGGCCGGCCGCAGGCGGCACGCGCTTGTGGCATTATGCCGACAAGGGCGACGCCGTGACGGACGCGCTGCGCCTGTCGCGCGGCATGAGCTTCAAGAATGCGATGGCCGGCCTGCCCCTCGGCGGCGGCAAGAGCGTGATTCTCGCCGATCCGGGCGTGGACAAGACTCCGGCCTTGCTGGCCGCCTTCGGTCGCGCGGTCGATTCGCTGGGCGGTCGCTACATCACGGCCGAGGATGTCGGCATGACCGATCAGGACATGCTCGCGATCCGACAGGAGACGCGCCACGTTTCCGGCCTGCCGGTGGGCGAGGCGGCGGCCGGCGGCAATCCGGGGCCGTTGACGGCACTCGGCGTCTATCTCGGGATCAAGGAGGCGATCGCGCGTGCGCTCGGCAAATCGAGCGCGGCGGGCGTGCATGTCGCGATCCAGGGCGTGGGCTCGGTCGGCGGCGGCGTGGCCCGCCTGCTCGCGGCCGACGGCGCACGGCTGACGCTGGCGGACGTGGATCAGGCCCGGGCCGGGGCGCTGGCGCGCGAACTGGGCGCGGATCTGGCGGCGGCCGACGACATTCTCGGGATCGAGGCCGATGTGCTCAGCCCGTGCGCCCTGGGCGCGATTCTGGACGAGGCCGGGATCGATCGCCTGCAGGTGCCGATCGTGGCGGGGGCCGCGAACAACCAGCTGAAGACGCCTGCCGACGGCGATCGGCTCACGGCGCGCGGCATTCTCTATGCGCCCGATTATGTGATCAACGCGGGCGGCATCATCAATGTCGCGCTGGAATATCTGGGGCAGGGCGACCGCGCCGAGGTGGAGGCGCGGATCGCGCAGATTCCGGAACGTCTGGAAGCGATCTGGGCCGAGGCCTCCCAAACGCGCGAGGCCGCCTCGGCGGTCGCGGACCGGATGGCGATGCGCCTGATCGGCCGCGGCTGATCTGCCTTAACCGTGCTCCTGCGGAAGCAGGAGTACGGACGAGTTCACCCTTCCGGCGGCGCGAAAGCCTGCTTCGGTTCCTGTCCCCGCCGCCCTTCGCGATAGGCGGTGTACACTCCGCTCGCGGTGATGAGCGCGGCGCCCGCCAGCGTCGTCGCCGATGCAGGCGAGGCGAAGATCGCCCAGCCGATCGCGGTCGCCCAGAGGATCTGCAGATAATCGAACGGCACGACGGCCGAGACAGGGGCGTAGCGCAGCGAACTCGTCATCGCGATCTGGGCGATGCCGCCGAACAGGCCTCCGCCGATGAGAAAGGCGAAGGTCGTCGCATCGTGGATATGGCCGAAGAAGGGCAGGAATGCCGCGCCGACCAAGGAGCAGAAGGTGGTGAACCAGAAGACGATCGCGGAGGTCGCCTCGGTCTTGCCGATCTGGCGCAGCGTGATCATCACCGCCGACTGGCCGAGTGCCGCCGTCAGAGCCATGGCGACCCCGACGGGGGAGAGGCCATTGCCTCCGCCCGGCTGGACCACCAGCAGCATGCCCGCAAAGCCCGTCACCACCGCCGCCCAGCGCCGCGCGCCGATCGCCTCGTGCAGCAGGACGGCCGAGAGAATCGTGGAGAAGACCGGCGCGGTATAGGTGATCGTCGTCGCCTCGCCCAAGGGCAGCAGCGAGAGCGCGCCGAAGGTGAAGAACATCGTGGTGAGGCCGATCGCCGATCGGGTGAGATGCGCGGCCGGGCGCCGCGTGCCGAGGCTGCGAATGCCGGGCCCGAACGCCGCCCACAGGAACACCAGCGGCAGCGCGCCCGCACTGCGATAGAAGAGCATCTCGATCGTGCCGGCGCCGCGCTGGCTCGCCGCTTTCAGGAAGGCGGCCATGATCGCGAAGCCCGTCGCGCTCACGATCCGCATGCCCATTCCCAGGATGGGGCGATCGGCGGGCGGGGCGACTTCCGGCATGTCCATCGCTTGGCCGCTTCATTCCTCCGGCGCAAGCCGGCGGACTGAGCGCAAGCGCCAGCTTTTCTCCGGGCAGCGCTTAGACTATCCCGATGCAAAGGCCCTCTTCGGACGCTTCATGCATCGCTTCGCCAATCCCGCCCGCTTCCTCGCCATCGCCCGTCCGCTGACCGCATGGTTCGGCTGGAGCGGCGCGGTGCTGATTGCGGTCGCGCTGATCGGCGGGCTCGTCATCACGCCCTCCGATTATCTGCAGGGGCAGACGGTGCGGATCATGTACGTCCATGTCCCCGCCGCGTGGCTCGGCATGGCGGGCTGGACAGGGATCGCCGGCGCCAGCTTCGCGCAACTGGTGTGGCGTCATCCGCTGAGCGCGGTCGCCGCGCGCGCTTGCGCGGTGCCGGGCGCGGTCTATGCGGCTGTGTGCCTCGCCAGCGGATCGATCTGGGGCCGGCCCACCTGGGGCACCTGGTGGGAGTGGGACGGCCGACTGACCTCGATGCTCGTCCTGTTCTTCCTCTATATCGGCTATATCGCGCTCGCCAATGCGGCGGGCAGGGATGCGGGCGGCCAGCGCATCACCGCCATCTATGGCCTCGTCGGCGCGGTGAACCTGCCGGTGATCCATTATTCGGTCCTGTGGTGGCGCACGCTCCATCAGGGGCAGAGCATTTCGCTGTCCGGATCGAGCATCGATCCCAGCCTGTTGTGGCCGCTTCCGCTGTCGGCGCTGGGCTTCACCCTGCTGTTTGGCGCGGTCGTGCTGATGCGGATGCGCGCGCTGCTGGCGGACGCGAAGGTCGAGGCGCGCATGAAAAGGCTGGCGACGGCATGAGGGGCGGGCGATGATTGGGGGCTGGCCCTTCGTGATCGCGGCTTATGCCGTCGCGATCCTGGCGACTGTGGGGCTCGTCGGCTGGTCGTGGCGGTCGCTGCGTCAGGCCGAGGCGCGCGCGGAGCGGCTGCGCGACCGGTGATGGCAACAGGAATGAAGGCCAAGCATCAGCGCCTGACGCTGACCCTGCTCGCAGTCGCGGCACTGATCGGTGCGGCGCTGCTCGCCATGTCCGCGCTCAAGGATCAGGCCGCCTATTTCTACACGCCGAGCGATGCGGCGCGCGATCATGTCGCGCCCGGCCGTGCCGTGCGTCTGGGCGGAATGGTCACCAAGGGCTCGATCAAGAAACTGCCCGACGGCGTGACGATCACCTTCCTCGTCACCGACAATGCGGCGACCGTGCCGGTGCGTTTCTCCGGCATCGTGCCGGCTCTGTTCAAGGAAGGATCGGGCGTGGTGGCGGACGGACGCTTCGATGCGAGCGGCCTGTTCGTGGCGGACCAGATCCTCGCCAAGCATGACGAGCGCTACATGCCGCCGCAGGTGGCGGGCGCGATGCACAAGAGCGGCAGCTTGGAAGCGGACGAGAAGGCCAAGGCGCGATGATCGCGGAGGCCGGCCTTGTCGCGCTGTGGCTGGGGGCGGCGCTCTGCGCGCTGCAACTGGTGCTGGTGGTCCTCGCACTTAAAACCCCGTTCGTGCTGAGCGAAGTCGAAGCACGGGAAGCAAGCGCGCCGCCTGCAGCACGTCCTTCGACTTCGCTCAGGACGAACGGGGAAGGGAACGAGGCGGGCGAGACGTGGCGCGCGCTTTCGTCCGCCATCCGTCCGGTCGCGGTCGCGCAGGGGCTGCTCACCTGTCTCGCCTTTGCGCTGCTGATCCTGCTGTTCGTGCGTGTCGATCTGTCGGTGCTGCTGGTCGCGCAGAACGATCATAGCGAGAAGCCCTTCCTCTATCGCTTCGCCGCCTCGTGGGGGAATCACGAGGGATCGATGCTGATGTGGGTGTCGATCCTGTCGATCGCGGGCGCGGCTGTGGCCGTGCTGGAGCGGCGGCTGAACGAGCGCACATTGGTCGCCACGCTGGGCGGGCAGGCGGCGATCGGCCTGGGCTTTTACGCCTTCCTGCTCTTCGCCTCGAACCCGTTCGCGCGGCTGACGCCGCCGGCGATGGAAGGGCAGGGGCTCAATCCCTTGCTGCAGGATCCCGGCCTCGCCTTCCATCCGCCGACGCTTTATCTCGGCTATGTCGGCCTTTCGGTCGCTTTCTCCTTCGCGATCGGCGCGCTGGTGACGCGCGATGTCGGCCCGGCCTTCGCCCGTGCGATGCGGCCGTGGGTTCTGGGCGCGTGGATCTTCCTGACGATCGGCATCACCGCCGGCAGCTATTGGGCCTATTACGAACTGGGCTGGGGCGGCTGGTGGTTCTGGGATCCGGTCGAGAATGCCTCGCTGATGCCGTGGCTGGCGGCGACGGCTCTGCTCCATTCGGTGACGGTTCTGGCGACGCGCGACGGGCTGCGCGCGTGGACGGTGATGCTGGGCGTCGTTGCCTTTTCCATGAGCATGGTCGGCACGTTCCTCGTCCGATCAGGCATCCTGACGAGCGTGCATGCGTTCGCGGTCGATCCGCGCCGGGGCAGTTTCCTGCTGGCCTTGCTGGCCCTCTATATCGGCGGCGCGCTGGCCCTGTTCGCGCTGCGCGTGGGCACGGTGCGCGAGGGATCGCGCTTCGATGCGCTGAGCCGCGAGGGCAGCCTCGTCCTCAACAATCTGCTGCTGACGGTGATCCTCGGCATCGTGCTGGTCGGCACGCTCTATCCGCTGATCCTCGAGGGCGTGACGGGCGAGAAGCTCTCGGTCGGCCCGCCTTATTTCAATAGCGCCGCAGGGCCGCTGGCGCTGATCCTCGGCGTGGTGATGGTGGCCGGGCCGCTGATGCGCTGGCGGCGGGAAGAGGTGAAGCCGTTGCTGCGGCGCCTCGCTCCCGCGGCGGCGCTCGTTCTGATCGCGCTGGTGGTGATCAAGGTGACGGCGCCCGCGATCGGCATCCTGCCCTTGCTCGGTCTCGGCTTGTCGTTCGGCATCATGCTGGGTTCGATCGAGCCGCTGATCGGGCGCAACCTGCGCCGCACGCCGCTCTTCACCTGGGGCATGGTGATCGCGCATTTCGGCATCGGCGTCGCGCTGGCGGGCATGGCCTGCGACAGCGCCTTCACCGCCGAACGGCTGGTGGCGGCGTCCGTGGGCGACAGGGTTCAGGTCGGCCCGTGGCAGGTGACGCTCAAGGCGGTGACGCCCGGCTTCGGCCCCAACTGGACCTCGATGGACGCCACGCTGGAAGCGGCGCGGGGCGGCGCTCCCGTCACATTGCTCCCGCAGGCGCGCTATTATTGGGCGCCGCCGACCGAGACGAGCGAGAGCGCGATCCTGACGGCGTGGAACGGCCAGCTTTATACGGTGCTGGGCAGCCAGGCCGAGGACGGGCGCTGGCAGCTGCGCTTGTGGTGGAAGCCGTTCGTCACATTGATCTGGGCCGGTGGCGGGCTGGTGGCGCTGGGCGGCGCGCTCGCCCTGATCGGCCGCGTGCTGCGCGAGCGGCGCTCGGCGAAGAACCGGGAGGCCACCGCATGAGCGCCGCGCCATCCCCCGCGCGGCGGCCGTGGCTGCTGTGGGTGCCGCTGATCGGCTTCATCCTGCTCGCGACGATCTTCATCATCGGCCTGCGCAAGCCCGACGATCCCACGATCACCTCGAAGATGATCGGCCGGCCGATGCCGGCCTTCGCGCTGCCGGCGGCCACCTCGGGCGTGGACGGGCTGACCAGCGCCGATCTCGCCACCGGCACGCCGCATCTCGTCAACATTTTCGCCAGCTGGTGCGTGCCCTGCGCGGGCGAAGCGCCGCAACTGGAGATCCTCGCCAAGAACAAGGTGCCGATCGTCGGCATCGCGATCCGTGACCGGCCGGACGACGTGGCGGGCTTCCTCGCGCGCTACGGCAATCCCTATGCGCGCATCGGCAGCGACACGACCAGCAAGGTGCAGATCGCGATCGGCTCGTCGGGCGTGCCGGAGACGTTCGTGGTGGACGGCAAGGGCGTGATCCGGATGCAGAAGATCGGGCCGATCATGCCCGAGGATCTGCCCGGCGTGCAGGCCGCGCTGGAGGCGGCACGATGAGCTTTTCCGTTCGATCCCATTCCGAACCCGTTCGCTTCGAGCGGAGATCGAGCTTGTCGAGATCGCAGTCGAGAAGGGTTGCGGGGCGTTCTCGACGATCGCTTCTCGACAAGCTCGAAGTGGCTCGAACCAACCGGATATGTGGCTGGGCGGCATTGGCCACAGTGTCGCTCGCCATCGTCACTCCCGTCTTCGCCGCCAGCACGATGCCCACCGCGCCGCTCGCCAACGTCCAGCTGCCCGATCCCGCGCAGGAGGCCAAGGCCAAGGCGCTGATGGAGACTTTGCGCTGCCTCGTCTGCCAGGGGCAGTCGATCGCGGACAGCAACGCCGATCTCGCGGCCGACATGCGCAGCCTCGTGCGCCAGCGCATCCAGGCGGGCGAGAGCCCGGAGGCGGTGCGCGCCTGGCTGATCGAGCGCTATGGCAATTGGGTATCGTACAAGCCCCAGCTGGGCGCCGACACTGCGATCCTGTGGCTGGCGCCGCTGGTGCTGCTGGCGATCGGCGGCGTGATTGCACTCGGCAGCCTGAAGAGGCGGCGGCGATGAACGGGTGGGTGATCCTGGCGCTGCTCGCGGCCTTGCTCGGCGCGGGCCTGTGGGTCGTGATCCGGCCGGCGCGGATGGTGAGCGAGCTGATCGCGGCCGCCGTGCTGGTCGCGCTGGCGGGCTATGCCTGGCAGGGCAGCCCGATGCTGGCGGGCAAGCCCACCGGCCCGCGCGACAATCGGCCCGCGCCCGCCAACCTGTTCGGAGACGAGCGCGGCAAGTGGCTGGAGCAGGTGGGTGTCGACGCGCAGGCGCTGGACGCGGCCGACGGCCTGATCCGCAGCGGCGATCCGGCCTATGCGATCGGCATATTGCGCGCTGCGCTGGAGCATCGGCCGAAGAGCGCGACGCTCTGGATCGGGCTGGGCAACGCCATTTCGCTCTATGCGGACGGGCTGGTGACGCCGCCCGCGCGCTATGCCTTCCAGCATGCGTCGCAGCTGGCACCGCAGAGCCCGGCGCCGGCTTACTTCCTCGGCCTGTCACTCGCGCAGTCGGGCGATCTGGACGGTGCCGAGCAGAGCTGGCGCGGGCTGCTGGCCAAAGCTCCGGCGGACGCCGCGTGGCGATCCGACGTGGAGCAGAAACTGGCCGCGATCGATCGGGCGCGAAGTCTCCGCTGAAGACGGCTTAACATAGAGCAAGTCATTGGCGTTACGTAATGATTTCGGAAGTGGGGCCTATTCAGACGGCCCAGTGCGCGCTACATCGAGCCGGTAATTCACCTCAGTCCGAGCGCCGCTCCATTGTCGATCCGCATAATGTGACCAACGCTCATCCACTTGGTGTCATCGGCCCGCTGGTCGATCGGCTGCGTCGTTCCGATACATTGTCCGAAACCGAGATTTCGGCGCTGGCGGGCGTGATCTCCGACGTGCGCGATTATGCGAACCGCGCCGTGGTGGCGCGGCCGCACGAGCATCTCGAAAAGAGCCAGCTGCTCATCTCGGGTCTGGTCGCCCGCCAGACCGAGCTGCCGAACGGCCGTCGCCAGATCCTGGCGATCCATGTGCCGGGCGATTTCCTCGATTTGCACGGCCTGCTGCTGAAGTCGCTCGACCATGAGGTGGTCACGCTCTCTCCGGCGCGTCTGGCCGAGGCGCCGCATCCCGTGCTGCGGGAGATGACGAGCGAGCATCCGCATCTCGCGCGCCTTTTGTGGTTCTCGACGATGGTGGATGCCGCCATTCACCGCGAATGGATCGCGTCGCTGGGGCGCACCGCCGCGGGCCGGATCGCGCACCTGTTCTGCGAACTGCAGATCCGGCTGGAAGTGGTCGGGCTTGCCGACACGCACGAATTCGCGCTGCCGCTGACGCAGATCGATCTGGCCGATGCGACCGCGCTGACGCCGGTTCACGTGAATCGGACGTTGCGCCATCTGCGCGAAGGCGGGATCGTCGATTTCCGATCGGGCCATGTGTCGATCGGGGATCTCAACGCGCTGCGCCGCATCGCGGGCTTTAACCCAGATTATCTTTATCTGGAGCAGGAGCCGCGCTGATTTCCGCGGAATGCGCGAAAGGGCGCATGGTCCGACCGTATTGGCGCGTTGCTTCCTTGCCGGGTCGAACGAGCAGGATCCCCTCCTGCGAAAGCGGGAGCCCGGGTTGCAGGCGCTGCATTCGCTACGTTGCGCTCCTGCGTCTGCGGGCGCGCGCGATCACGAACCGCCGCAAGACATGGTGATTGTCACGTATTTGTCATAAATTGG
This DNA window, taken from Sphingomonas sp. AP4-R1, encodes the following:
- the pyrF gene encoding orotidine-5'-phosphate decarboxylase; this encodes MGSKIYVALDTPDLGSALAIGARVRNHVGGLKLGLEFFVANGAAGVREVAGLGLPIFLDLKLHDIPNTVGSAIQALHQLAPAVLTIHTAGGRAMMEDAKAAAPPGTKVVGVTVLTSLDQGDLASIGVNGAPHDQVARLADLAAEAGLDGIVCSGEEVAAAHARWKHGFFVVPGVRPAGGDMGDQKRVITPRAAVDAGASILVIGRPITRAVDPDAAARAIAATL
- a CDS encoding Glu/Leu/Phe/Val dehydrogenase is translated as MISLWDYPDFDAHESVSFFRDEAAGLTAIIAVHSTHLGPAAGGTRLWHYADKGDAVTDALRLSRGMSFKNAMAGLPLGGGKSVILADPGVDKTPALLAAFGRAVDSLGGRYITAEDVGMTDQDMLAIRQETRHVSGLPVGEAAAGGNPGPLTALGVYLGIKEAIARALGKSSAAGVHVAIQGVGSVGGGVARLLAADGARLTLADVDQARAGALARELGADLAAADDILGIEADVLSPCALGAILDEAGIDRLQVPIVAGAANNQLKTPADGDRLTARGILYAPDYVINAGGIINVALEYLGQGDRAEVEARIAQIPERLEAIWAEASQTREAASAVADRMAMRLIGRG
- a CDS encoding DMT family transporter, translated to MDMPEVAPPADRPILGMGMRIVSATGFAIMAAFLKAASQRGAGTIEMLFYRSAGALPLVFLWAAFGPGIRSLGTRRPAAHLTRSAIGLTTMFFTFGALSLLPLGEATTITYTAPVFSTILSAVLLHEAIGARRWAAVVTGFAGMLLVVQPGGGNGLSPVGVAMALTAALGQSAVMITLRQIGKTEATSAIVFWFTTFCSLVGAAFLPFFGHIHDATTFAFLIGGGLFGGIAQIAMTSSLRYAPVSAVVPFDYLQILWATAIGWAIFASPASATTLAGAALITASGVYTAYREGRRGQEPKQAFAPPEG
- the ccmC gene encoding heme ABC transporter permease CcmC, with amino-acid sequence MHRFANPARFLAIARPLTAWFGWSGAVLIAVALIGGLVITPSDYLQGQTVRIMYVHVPAAWLGMAGWTGIAGASFAQLVWRHPLSAVAARACAVPGAVYAAVCLASGSIWGRPTWGTWWEWDGRLTSMLVLFFLYIGYIALANAAGRDAGGQRITAIYGLVGAVNLPVIHYSVLWWRTLHQGQSISLSGSSIDPSLLWPLPLSALGFTLLFGAVVLMRMRALLADAKVEARMKRLATA
- the ccmD gene encoding heme exporter protein CcmD, whose translation is MIGGWPFVIAAYAVAILATVGLVGWSWRSLRQAEARAERLRDR
- the ccmE gene encoding cytochrome c maturation protein CcmE, producing the protein MKAKHQRLTLTLLAVAALIGAALLAMSALKDQAAYFYTPSDAARDHVAPGRAVRLGGMVTKGSIKKLPDGVTITFLVTDNAATVPVRFSGIVPALFKEGSGVVADGRFDASGLFVADQILAKHDERYMPPQVAGAMHKSGSLEADEKAKAR
- a CDS encoding heme lyase CcmF/NrfE family subunit; protein product: MIAEAGLVALWLGAALCALQLVLVVLALKTPFVLSEVEAREASAPPAARPSTSLRTNGEGNEAGETWRALSSAIRPVAVAQGLLTCLAFALLILLFVRVDLSVLLVAQNDHSEKPFLYRFAASWGNHEGSMLMWVSILSIAGAAVAVLERRLNERTLVATLGGQAAIGLGFYAFLLFASNPFARLTPPAMEGQGLNPLLQDPGLAFHPPTLYLGYVGLSVAFSFAIGALVTRDVGPAFARAMRPWVLGAWIFLTIGITAGSYWAYYELGWGGWWFWDPVENASLMPWLAATALLHSVTVLATRDGLRAWTVMLGVVAFSMSMVGTFLVRSGILTSVHAFAVDPRRGSFLLALLALYIGGALALFALRVGTVREGSRFDALSREGSLVLNNLLLTVILGIVLVGTLYPLILEGVTGEKLSVGPPYFNSAAGPLALILGVVMVAGPLMRWRREEVKPLLRRLAPAAALVLIALVVIKVTAPAIGILPLLGLGLSFGIMLGSIEPLIGRNLRRTPLFTWGMVIAHFGIGVALAGMACDSAFTAERLVAASVGDRVQVGPWQVTLKAVTPGFGPNWTSMDATLEAARGGAPVTLLPQARYYWAPPTETSESAILTAWNGQLYTVLGSQAEDGRWQLRLWWKPFVTLIWAGGGLVALGGALALIGRVLRERRSAKNREATA
- a CDS encoding DsbE family thiol:disulfide interchange protein, with amino-acid sequence MSAAPSPARRPWLLWVPLIGFILLATIFIIGLRKPDDPTITSKMIGRPMPAFALPAATSGVDGLTSADLATGTPHLVNIFASWCVPCAGEAPQLEILAKNKVPIVGIAIRDRPDDVAGFLARYGNPYARIGSDTTSKVQIAIGSSGVPETFVVDGKGVIRMQKIGPIMPEDLPGVQAALEAAR
- a CDS encoding cytochrome c-type biogenesis protein — translated: MPTAPLANVQLPDPAQEAKAKALMETLRCLVCQGQSIADSNADLAADMRSLVRQRIQAGESPEAVRAWLIERYGNWVSYKPQLGADTAILWLAPLVLLAIGGVIALGSLKRRRR
- a CDS encoding cytochrome C biogenesis protein, with the protein product MNGWVILALLAALLGAGLWVVIRPARMVSELIAAAVLVALAGYAWQGSPMLAGKPTGPRDNRPAPANLFGDERGKWLEQVGVDAQALDAADGLIRSGDPAYAIGILRAALEHRPKSATLWIGLGNAISLYADGLVTPPARYAFQHASQLAPQSPAPAYFLGLSLAQSGDLDGAEQSWRGLLAKAPADAAWRSDVEQKLAAIDRARSLR
- a CDS encoding Crp/Fnr family transcriptional regulator, translated to MTNAHPLGVIGPLVDRLRRSDTLSETEISALAGVISDVRDYANRAVVARPHEHLEKSQLLISGLVARQTELPNGRRQILAIHVPGDFLDLHGLLLKSLDHEVVTLSPARLAEAPHPVLREMTSEHPHLARLLWFSTMVDAAIHREWIASLGRTAAGRIAHLFCELQIRLEVVGLADTHEFALPLTQIDLADATALTPVHVNRTLRHLREGGIVDFRSGHVSIGDLNALRRIAGFNPDYLYLEQEPR